A DNA window from Kineococcus endophyticus contains the following coding sequences:
- a CDS encoding 5'-3' exonuclease, translating into MPHPAGRLMLLDSASLYFRAFHGVPDSVTAPDGTPVNAVRGFLDSIAFLVTTWGPSRLVACWDDDWRPAFRVEALPSYKAHRVAPDGGEDAPDLLLPQVDVIVDVLAALGIARVGAPGYEADDVMATLATRCTATSGDPVDVVTGDRDLFQLVDDAAGVRVLYCGKGVRKADAVTQTWLQGKYGVGTGQGYADMAVLRGDPSDGLPGVSGIGEKTAAELVTRYGTLEALVAAAHDDASGLSPGQRSKLLAAQDYLAAAPVVVQTARDVPLGDVDDALPAAPADLDRLGELVHRWGLQSSVERVLTALVHARG; encoded by the coding sequence ATGCCCCACCCCGCCGGTCGGCTGATGCTGCTCGACTCCGCGTCCCTGTACTTCCGCGCCTTCCACGGCGTCCCGGACTCGGTGACCGCCCCGGACGGCACTCCCGTCAACGCGGTGCGGGGCTTCCTGGACTCCATCGCCTTCCTCGTCACCACGTGGGGGCCGAGCCGCCTGGTGGCCTGCTGGGACGACGACTGGCGCCCGGCGTTCCGGGTCGAGGCGCTGCCGAGCTACAAGGCGCACCGCGTGGCGCCCGACGGCGGGGAGGACGCCCCGGACCTGCTGCTGCCCCAGGTGGACGTCATCGTCGACGTGCTGGCCGCGCTCGGCATCGCCCGCGTCGGGGCCCCCGGCTACGAGGCCGACGACGTCATGGCCACCCTGGCCACCCGGTGCACCGCCACGAGTGGGGACCCCGTCGACGTCGTCACGGGCGACCGGGACCTGTTCCAGCTGGTCGACGACGCCGCGGGCGTCCGCGTCCTCTACTGCGGCAAGGGCGTCCGCAAGGCCGACGCCGTCACCCAGACGTGGCTGCAGGGCAAGTACGGCGTCGGCACCGGTCAGGGCTACGCCGACATGGCCGTCCTGCGGGGCGACCCCTCCGACGGGCTGCCGGGCGTCAGCGGGATCGGCGAGAAGACGGCGGCGGAGCTCGTCACGCGGTACGGCACCCTCGAGGCGCTCGTGGCGGCCGCGCACGACGACGCCTCGGGACTCTCCCCGGGTCAGCGCAGCAAGCTCCTGGCGGCGCAGGACTACCTCGCCGCCGCTCCCGTCGTCGTCCAGACCGCCCGGGACGTGCCGCTGGGCGACGTCGACGACGCGCTGCCCGCCGCGCCCGCGGACCTGGACCGCCTCGGGGAGCTCGTGCACCGGTGGGGGTTGCAGTCCAGCGTCGAGCGCGTCCTCACCGCCCTCGTCCACGCGCGCGGCTGA
- a CDS encoding DEAD/DEAH box helicase: MASPAERYAAARRRTEESRTELAQFAGTLGFDLDGFQLQACQALESGRGVLVAAPTGAGKTVVGEFAAHLALRTGRKAFYTTPIKALSNQKYAELVARHGSGAVGLLTGDNSVNGEAPVVVMTTEVLRNMLYAGSSLLDGLGYVVMDEVHYLADRSRGAVWEEVIIHLPSDVVVASLSATVSNAEEFGAWLDTVRGDTEVVVSEHRPVPLWQHLLVGNRLYDLFTDPDGDPLEGDEGSLVPGAIVNPELVAMSRQQIRTDRLASHPGRGRRRGQARPAPRGGGGGGLRTGGGQRPVSRAQVLDTLDQAGLLPAITFIFSRAGCDAAVEQCVAWGLRLTTPEEGKEIRALAEERCAEIPSSDLAVLGYWGWLEGLERGLAAHHAGMLPVFKETVEHLFARGLVKAVFATETLALGVNMPARSVVLEKLVKWNGQTHVDVTPGEYTQLTGRAGRRGIDVEGHAVVVWSGSTDPEAVAGLASRRTFPLRSSFRPTYNMAVNLVEQVGRERARDILETSFAQFQADRAVVGQAQQIKNQTEALAGYTEAMTCHLGDFREYFALRQAISDREKELSRAGAAARRAEARTSVENLSRGDVVRLPGGRRSSFGVVLDLVPGKGFDGPSPRILSQDRQVRTIDAHDFTGAVDPVARVRIPKNFNWRSPQERRDLASSLRNALAETGGGDPPPRRRQGSGSGEDAELVRLREAVRAHPCHGCSDREEHARWAVREEKLRRDTQGLQRKIEGRTGTIARTFDRVCDLLAELGYLTADGLAVTDAGRTLRRINAETDLLVAQCLREGAWAGLPPADLAAAVSTLVHESRRDEGGRPDRIPRRTEQAIATTHRLWSDLTDREDHHKVPMTREPDPGLAWAVHRWASGHRLDAVLREADLAAGDFVRRCKQLVDLLDQIGSASLDPAVRSVARDAVDVVRRGVVAHTSLTEA; the protein is encoded by the coding sequence ATGGCAAGCCCCGCGGAACGCTACGCGGCAGCGCGCCGTCGCACCGAGGAGTCCCGCACCGAGCTCGCGCAGTTCGCCGGCACCCTCGGGTTCGACCTCGACGGCTTCCAGCTGCAGGCGTGCCAGGCCCTCGAGTCCGGCCGCGGCGTCCTCGTCGCCGCCCCGACCGGCGCCGGCAAGACGGTGGTGGGGGAGTTCGCCGCCCACCTGGCGCTGCGCACCGGTCGCAAGGCGTTCTACACGACGCCCATCAAGGCCCTGTCGAACCAGAAGTACGCCGAACTCGTCGCCCGCCACGGCTCGGGCGCGGTCGGCCTGCTCACCGGCGACAACTCGGTCAACGGCGAGGCGCCCGTCGTCGTCATGACGACCGAGGTGCTGCGCAACATGCTCTACGCCGGGTCCTCGCTGCTCGACGGGCTCGGGTACGTCGTCATGGACGAGGTCCACTACCTCGCCGACCGCTCCCGCGGGGCCGTGTGGGAGGAGGTGATCATCCACCTGCCCTCCGACGTCGTCGTCGCCTCGCTGTCGGCGACCGTCAGCAACGCGGAGGAGTTCGGCGCATGGCTGGACACCGTCCGTGGGGACACCGAGGTGGTGGTCTCCGAGCACCGGCCCGTCCCCCTGTGGCAGCACCTGCTCGTCGGGAACCGGCTGTACGACCTGTTCACCGACCCCGACGGCGACCCGCTCGAGGGGGACGAGGGGTCCCTCGTGCCCGGCGCGATCGTCAACCCCGAGCTCGTGGCCATGTCGCGCCAGCAGATCCGCACCGACCGCCTCGCCTCGCACCCCGGCCGCGGCCGGCGCCGCGGTCAGGCGCGTCCCGCCCCCCGCGGTGGCGGCGGCGGTGGGTTGCGCACCGGCGGTGGCCAGCGCCCCGTGTCCCGGGCGCAGGTCCTCGACACGCTGGACCAGGCGGGGCTGCTGCCGGCGATCACCTTCATCTTCAGCCGGGCCGGCTGCGACGCCGCCGTCGAGCAGTGCGTGGCGTGGGGGCTGCGGCTCACGACACCGGAGGAGGGCAAGGAGATCCGCGCCCTGGCCGAGGAGCGCTGCGCCGAGATCCCCAGCTCCGACCTCGCGGTGCTGGGCTACTGGGGCTGGCTCGAGGGGCTCGAACGCGGGCTGGCCGCGCACCACGCGGGGATGCTGCCGGTGTTCAAGGAGACCGTCGAGCACCTCTTCGCCCGCGGGCTGGTCAAGGCCGTCTTCGCCACCGAGACCCTCGCGCTCGGCGTCAACATGCCGGCACGCTCGGTCGTGCTGGAGAAGCTCGTGAAGTGGAACGGGCAGACCCACGTCGACGTCACGCCGGGGGAGTACACCCAGCTCACCGGCCGTGCGGGGCGGCGCGGGATCGACGTCGAGGGGCACGCCGTCGTCGTCTGGTCCGGCAGCACCGACCCCGAGGCCGTCGCCGGCCTCGCCTCCCGCCGCACGTTCCCGCTGCGCTCCAGCTTCCGCCCGACGTACAACATGGCCGTCAACCTCGTCGAGCAGGTCGGCCGCGAACGCGCCCGCGACATCCTCGAGACGTCCTTCGCGCAGTTCCAGGCCGACCGCGCCGTCGTGGGGCAGGCCCAGCAGATCAAGAACCAGACCGAGGCCCTTGCCGGGTACACCGAGGCCATGACGTGCCACCTCGGGGACTTCCGCGAGTACTTCGCGCTGCGGCAGGCCATCAGCGACCGGGAGAAGGAGCTGTCCCGCGCCGGGGCCGCGGCCCGGCGCGCCGAGGCGCGCACGTCCGTGGAGAACCTCTCCCGGGGGGACGTGGTCCGGCTGCCCGGCGGCCGTCGCTCGTCGTTCGGCGTCGTGCTGGACCTGGTGCCGGGCAAGGGGTTCGACGGCCCGTCGCCCCGGATCCTGTCCCAGGACCGCCAGGTGCGGACCATCGACGCCCACGACTTCACGGGCGCCGTCGACCCGGTCGCACGCGTCCGCATCCCCAAGAACTTCAACTGGCGGTCCCCGCAGGAGCGTCGCGACCTCGCGTCCTCGTTGCGCAACGCGCTCGCCGAGACCGGCGGCGGGGACCCGCCGCCGCGGCGCCGGCAGGGTTCGGGGTCGGGCGAGGACGCCGAACTCGTCCGGCTGCGCGAGGCCGTCCGCGCGCACCCGTGCCACGGCTGCTCCGACCGCGAGGAGCACGCCCGCTGGGCCGTGCGGGAGGAGAAGCTGCGCCGCGACACCCAGGGGCTGCAGCGCAAGATCGAGGGGCGTACCGGCACGATCGCGCGCACCTTCGACCGCGTCTGCGACCTGCTGGCCGAGCTCGGCTACCTCACGGCGGACGGTCTCGCCGTCACCGACGCCGGACGCACCCTGCGGCGGATCAACGCCGAGACCGACCTCCTCGTGGCGCAGTGCCTGCGCGAGGGCGCCTGGGCCGGGCTCCCGCCGGCCGACCTCGCCGCCGCGGTGTCGACGCTCGTGCACGAGTCCCGCCGCGACGAGGGCGGGCGCCCGGACCGGATCCCGCGGCGCACCGAGCAGGCCATCGCGACGACGCACCGGTTGTGGAGCGACCTCACCGACCGCGAGGACCACCACAAGGTGCCGATGACGCGCGAACCGGACCCCGGCCTGGCGTGGGCGGTGCACCGGTGGGCCAGCGGGCACCGCCTCGACGCGGTGCTGCGCGAGGCCGACCTCGCCGCGGGGGACTTCGTGCGGCGCTGCAAGCAGCTGGTCGACCTCCTCGACCAGATCGGCTCGGCCTCGCTCGACCCGGCCGTCCGCTCCGTCGCCCGCGACGCCGTCGACGTCGTCCGCCGCGGGGTCGTCGCCCACACCTCGCTCACCGAGGCCTGA
- a CDS encoding diacylglycerol/lipid kinase family protein: MSSRGRVGLLVNPTAGRGDGRAAGTRVLQTLRSLGHEVTDLSGPDLQHVSRTARERTTEFEALVVVGGDGLVHAGVEAVAGTGTPLGIVPAGTGNDIARGLDLTLGDPVAAAESVARALHAGTHRRVDAVRVEHAGGTGWFASILAAGVDALINERANVWRWPKGPARYTLAALRELAVVRGLPVRVTLDGVAHELDSLLVAVANTRCYGGGILMAPDADPTDGLLDVVVVDRLSPVAALQLFPRARKGRHLGLPEVRVHRARRVVLEPLDEVVRPRPYADGEPLGAAPVTCEVVPGALTVLA, from the coding sequence GTGAGCTCCAGGGGGCGGGTCGGCCTCCTCGTGAACCCGACGGCGGGTCGCGGGGACGGCCGTGCCGCGGGGACTCGGGTCCTGCAGACGCTGCGGTCGCTGGGCCACGAGGTCACGGACCTGTCGGGTCCGGACCTGCAGCACGTCTCCCGCACCGCGCGCGAGCGCACGACCGAGTTCGAGGCCCTCGTCGTCGTGGGCGGTGACGGCCTGGTCCACGCGGGCGTGGAGGCCGTCGCCGGCACGGGCACCCCGCTGGGGATCGTGCCGGCCGGGACGGGCAACGACATCGCCCGCGGCCTGGACCTCACCCTGGGCGACCCGGTCGCCGCCGCGGAGTCCGTCGCCCGGGCCCTGCACGCCGGCACCCACCGCCGCGTCGATGCCGTCCGCGTCGAGCACGCCGGCGGGACGGGCTGGTTCGCCAGCATCCTGGCCGCGGGGGTGGACGCCCTCATCAACGAACGCGCCAACGTCTGGCGCTGGCCCAAGGGCCCGGCCCGGTACACCCTCGCCGCGCTGCGCGAGCTCGCCGTCGTGCGGGGGCTGCCGGTGCGGGTGACCCTCGACGGCGTCGCGCACGAGCTCGACTCCCTGCTCGTCGCGGTCGCCAACACGCGCTGCTACGGCGGCGGGATCCTCATGGCGCCCGACGCCGACCCCACCGACGGCCTGCTGGACGTCGTCGTCGTCGACCGGCTGAGTCCTGTGGCGGCGCTGCAGCTCTTCCCGCGGGCTCGCAAGGGCCGTCACCTCGGCCTGCCCGAGGTGCGGGTGCACCGTGCGCGGCGCGTGGTGCTCGAACCCCTCGACGAGGTCGTCCGGCCGCGGCCCTACGCCGACGGCGAACCCCTCGGCGCAGCGCCCGTGACCTGCGAGGTCGTCCCGGGGGCGCTGACCGTCCTGGCGTGA
- the tatC gene encoding twin-arginine translocase subunit TatC codes for MPLMDHLRELRNRVAKAAVFLLIGSIAGWFLWGGWNESWGSFEGVFQYLQAPLLDYASDKGYSNVALNFTQVGQAFDLRVKGAIWCGVIASSPFWLWQFWAFITPGLTRKEKRYAVGFIGAAVPLFLAGAAIAYSVLPNAMRFLIDFTPVDAANLIGADVYLSFVMRIILAFGLGFLMPVVLVGLNFAHLLSGKAILKQWRISVFLSFLFSALVTPTSDITTMLLLALPLLVLFGAAMVICLTNDRRRQKNSPEPDYGNLSDDEASTI; via the coding sequence ATGCCCCTCATGGACCACCTGAGGGAACTGCGCAACCGGGTCGCCAAGGCAGCGGTCTTCCTGCTGATCGGCAGCATCGCCGGTTGGTTCCTCTGGGGCGGGTGGAACGAGAGCTGGGGCTCCTTCGAGGGGGTCTTCCAGTACTTGCAGGCCCCGCTGCTCGACTACGCCAGCGACAAGGGCTACAGCAACGTCGCGCTGAACTTCACCCAGGTCGGGCAGGCCTTCGACCTGCGGGTCAAGGGCGCCATCTGGTGCGGTGTCATCGCGTCCAGCCCGTTCTGGCTCTGGCAGTTCTGGGCGTTCATCACTCCCGGGCTGACCCGCAAGGAGAAGCGCTACGCGGTCGGATTCATCGGAGCAGCGGTGCCGCTGTTCCTGGCCGGCGCGGCCATCGCCTACAGCGTCCTCCCGAACGCGATGCGGTTCCTCATCGACTTCACGCCCGTCGACGCCGCCAACCTCATCGGGGCCGACGTCTACCTCTCGTTCGTCATGCGGATCATCCTGGCGTTCGGCCTCGGTTTCCTCATGCCGGTCGTCCTGGTGGGTCTGAACTTCGCCCACCTGCTGTCCGGCAAGGCGATCCTCAAGCAGTGGCGCATCAGCGTCTTCCTCAGCTTCCTCTTCTCCGCCCTCGTGACGCCGACGTCCGACATCACGACGATGCTGCTCCTGGCCTTGCCGCTGCTGGTCCTCTTCGGTGCCGCCATGGTCATCTGTCTCACGAACGACCGCCGGCGTCAGAAGAACTCGCCGGAGCCGGACTACGGCAACCTGTCCGACGACGAAGCCAGCACCATCTGA
- the tatA gene encoding Sec-independent protein translocase subunit TatA has protein sequence MFRNLVDHPWVLVILVVLIIALFGSKRLPDAARGLGRSMRIFKSEVKEMKNDGKEETKTAPTTTAAAPTFTKDNEPTALEAKLAAEDAAQKNAEQQSRAS, from the coding sequence ATGTTCCGCAACCTCGTCGACCACCCGTGGGTGCTCGTCATCCTCGTCGTCCTGATCATCGCGCTCTTCGGCAGCAAGCGTCTCCCCGACGCCGCCCGTGGCCTGGGCCGCTCCATGCGCATCTTCAAGTCCGAGGTCAAGGAGATGAAGAACGACGGCAAGGAGGAGACGAAGACGGCTCCCACCACCACCGCCGCCGCTCCCACCTTCACCAAGGACAACGAGCCGACCGCGCTCGAGGCCAAGCTCGCCGCCGAGGACGCGGCGCAGAAGAACGCCGAGCAGCAGTCGCGCGCCTCCTGA
- a CDS encoding helix-turn-helix transcriptional regulator — MTGNASTERLSRLLAMVPYLLTHQGIPVDEAAEHFGITPDDLVHDLELLFVCGTPGHLPDDLIDARWESGHVYLSNADPIARPARLAVDEAVALLVGLRTLAEVPGLHDREALEGAMAKLSEATGEAGGAARTVARAVAVDVSDSSSAVVLETARLALREHRRLHLSYLVPSRDERTERDVDPMRLVSVEGRWYLEAWCHRAEGVRLFRVDRIEAAEVLDVDGTPPAQAESRDVASDLFRPSPDDLVVTVDLAPQAAWVVDYYPVDSVEDAPEDAWEEAALRVRMRTADTSWVHRLLLRLGAGARVVDPPELAVEVRDAALTALARYA; from the coding sequence GTGACCGGCAACGCCTCCACCGAGCGGCTGTCGCGGCTCCTGGCGATGGTCCCGTACCTGCTGACCCACCAGGGCATCCCCGTGGACGAGGCCGCCGAGCACTTCGGGATCACGCCGGACGACCTCGTCCACGACCTCGAGCTGCTCTTCGTCTGCGGCACCCCCGGGCACCTGCCCGACGACCTCATCGACGCGCGCTGGGAGTCCGGGCACGTCTACCTGTCCAACGCCGACCCGATCGCCCGGCCCGCGCGGCTGGCCGTCGACGAGGCCGTCGCCCTGCTCGTGGGGCTGCGGACGCTGGCCGAGGTCCCGGGGCTGCACGACCGGGAGGCGCTCGAAGGTGCGATGGCCAAGCTGTCGGAAGCCACCGGGGAGGCCGGGGGAGCGGCCCGCACCGTCGCCCGCGCAGTCGCCGTCGACGTCAGCGACTCCTCCAGCGCCGTCGTCCTGGAGACGGCTCGGCTGGCCCTGCGCGAGCACCGGCGCCTGCACCTGAGCTACCTCGTGCCCAGCCGTGACGAGCGCACTGAACGCGACGTCGACCCCATGCGGCTCGTCAGCGTCGAGGGCCGCTGGTACCTGGAGGCCTGGTGCCACCGCGCCGAGGGCGTCCGGCTGTTCCGCGTCGACCGCATCGAGGCCGCGGAGGTCCTCGACGTCGACGGGACCCCGCCCGCGCAGGCCGAGTCCCGGGACGTGGCGAGCGACCTGTTCCGGCCCAGCCCCGACGACCTCGTCGTGACGGTCGACCTCGCGCCGCAGGCGGCCTGGGTCGTCGACTACTACCCGGTCGACTCCGTCGAGGACGCGCCCGAGGACGCCTGGGAGGAGGCCGCGCTGCGCGTGCGGATGCGGACCGCGGACACCTCCTGGGTGCACCGGCTCCTGCTGCGGCTCGGGGCCGGGGCTCGCGTCGTCGACCCGCCCGAGCTGGCCGTGGAGGTCCGTGACGCAGCGTTGACGGCCCTGGCGCGTTACGCCTGA
- a CDS encoding helix-turn-helix transcriptional regulator, whose product MTQISGGSPAVGAQPGGAAAAARGARRTERLLNLVIALSATRRWLTKEQIRTAVPQYADCATTVAFERMFERDKEDLRELGVPLETGGEDAFFEDEAGYRIDREAYALPEIRFTPGELAVLSLASRVWQQASLAGPATRALVKLRSLGVEPDESSLIGVEPRVRTAEPAFDPLYAATRDRTPVQFTYRRAGGEPAVRHVEPWAIVSWHGRWYLVGHDRDRQATRVFRLSRVASAVKRIGRPGSYEVPDGIDPREVVGRSVGPVQTRQAQLLVRSGAGLAVRRRARSVEARSEAEDLVVLDVSDVEVAADELAAYGADVVVLEPDDLREAVLRRLRGAAGVRA is encoded by the coding sequence ATGACGCAGATCTCCGGTGGCTCTCCGGCAGTCGGTGCGCAGCCCGGTGGAGCGGCGGCCGCCGCCCGCGGTGCCCGGCGCACCGAGCGGCTGCTCAACCTCGTCATCGCCCTGTCGGCCACCCGCCGCTGGCTGACGAAGGAGCAGATCCGCACCGCCGTCCCGCAGTACGCCGACTGCGCCACCACCGTCGCCTTCGAGCGGATGTTCGAGCGCGACAAGGAGGACCTTCGCGAGCTCGGCGTCCCGCTGGAGACCGGTGGGGAGGACGCCTTCTTCGAGGACGAGGCCGGCTACCGGATCGACCGGGAGGCCTACGCGCTGCCCGAGATCCGCTTCACCCCGGGTGAGCTGGCCGTCCTGTCGCTGGCCAGCCGCGTCTGGCAGCAGGCCAGCCTCGCCGGGCCCGCCACCCGGGCCCTCGTGAAGCTGCGCAGCCTCGGCGTCGAACCGGACGAGAGCTCCCTCATCGGCGTCGAACCGCGCGTGCGGACGGCCGAACCGGCCTTCGACCCCCTCTACGCCGCGACGCGCGACCGCACCCCCGTGCAGTTCACCTACCGCCGCGCCGGCGGTGAACCGGCCGTCCGGCACGTCGAACCGTGGGCGATCGTGTCGTGGCACGGGCGCTGGTACCTCGTCGGGCACGACCGCGACCGGCAGGCCACCCGCGTCTTCCGGCTCTCCCGCGTGGCCTCGGCGGTCAAGCGCATCGGCCGCCCCGGCTCCTACGAGGTCCCGGACGGCATCGACCCGCGCGAGGTCGTCGGCCGCAGCGTCGGCCCGGTGCAGACCCGGCAGGCGCAGCTCCTCGTCCGCTCCGGTGCCGGGCTCGCCGTCCGGCGTCGCGCGCGGTCGGTCGAAGCCCGCTCGGAGGCGGAGGACCTCGTGGTGCTCGACGTCAGCGACGTGGAGGTGGCCGCCGACGAGCTCGCCGCCTACGGGGCCGACGTCGTCGTGCTCGAGCCGGACGACCTGCGCGAGGCCGTCCTGCGCCGGCTGCGGGGAGCGGCGGGGGTGCGCGCGTGA
- a CDS encoding DUF3866 family protein, whose amino-acid sequence MTIRWRSATVNRLGSAWAGSLELYATLTSGPETGTEVKALAHPDLVGTPVPGDRVLLNVSALARGLGTGGYALVVALPDRLPADPPPGPGHLVKARYTPLQTMVLGADDQESGHHELLADADDLDGTPVVVADLHSALPAVVAGIRFDAPDARVAYVMTDGGALPAAFSRAVAGLREAGWIAACVTTGQAFGGDLETATVHTGLLTARLVAGADVVVVAQGPGNLGTGSRWGFSGVAAGEALNAAAVLGGRPVAALRVSEADARPRHRGVSHHSLTAVGRVALAPVDVPVPDVAGAFHDGVREQARSLCGRHRYVEVSAAGLDEALATSPVRLSTMGRGLEQDRASFLVAAAAGRHAAALLART is encoded by the coding sequence GTGACGATCAGGTGGCGTTCTGCAACGGTCAACCGGCTCGGGTCGGCGTGGGCCGGATCCCTCGAGCTGTACGCCACCCTCACGTCGGGTCCGGAGACCGGGACCGAGGTCAAGGCGCTGGCCCACCCCGACCTCGTCGGAACGCCCGTCCCCGGTGACCGGGTGCTGCTCAACGTCTCCGCCCTGGCCCGCGGGCTCGGCACCGGCGGCTACGCGCTGGTCGTCGCCCTGCCTGACCGGCTGCCCGCCGACCCCCCGCCCGGCCCCGGACACCTCGTGAAGGCCCGCTACACGCCCCTGCAGACGATGGTCCTCGGCGCCGACGACCAGGAGTCCGGGCACCACGAGCTGCTCGCCGACGCCGACGACCTCGACGGCACACCCGTCGTGGTCGCCGACCTGCACTCGGCGCTGCCCGCCGTGGTGGCCGGCATCCGCTTCGACGCCCCGGACGCGCGCGTCGCCTACGTCATGACCGACGGCGGGGCGTTGCCCGCCGCGTTCTCCCGGGCGGTCGCGGGCCTGCGGGAGGCGGGCTGGATCGCGGCCTGCGTCACCACGGGTCAGGCGTTCGGAGGGGACCTGGAGACCGCCACCGTCCACACGGGTCTGCTCACCGCCCGGCTCGTCGCCGGCGCCGACGTCGTCGTGGTGGCCCAGGGGCCGGGCAACCTCGGCACGGGCTCGCGGTGGGGGTTCTCGGGGGTGGCGGCCGGGGAGGCGCTCAACGCGGCCGCCGTGCTGGGCGGGCGACCCGTCGCGGCGCTGCGCGTGTCGGAGGCCGACGCCCGTCCGCGGCACCGGGGCGTGTCGCACCACTCCCTGACCGCGGTCGGGCGTGTCGCGCTGGCTCCCGTCGACGTGCCCGTCCCCGACGTCGCCGGCGCGTTCCACGACGGAGTGCGCGAGCAGGCCCGGTCCCTGTGCGGGCGGCACCGCTACGTCGAGGTCTCCGCCGCCGGGCTGGACGAGGCGCTGGCCACCAGCCCCGTGCGGTTGTCGACGATGGGCCGCGGGCTGGAGCAGGACCGGGCGAGCTTCCTCGTCGCCGCGGCCGCCGGGCGGCACGCAGCGGCCCTGCTGGCCCGGACGTGA
- a CDS encoding FKBP-type peptidyl-prolyl cis-trans isomerase: protein MSERTKPEVDFPEGEPPTDLVITDEIVGDGTEATAGKTVSAHYVGVAFSTGEEFDSSWNRGQPLDFPVGAGMVIQGWDQGLLGMKVGGRRKLVIPPHLGYGDRGAGGAIKGGETLIFVVDLVDVK, encoded by the coding sequence ATGAGCGAACGCACCAAGCCCGAAGTGGACTTCCCCGAGGGCGAACCGCCCACGGACCTCGTCATCACCGATGAGATCGTCGGCGACGGGACCGAGGCGACCGCCGGCAAGACCGTCAGCGCGCACTACGTGGGCGTGGCGTTCAGCACCGGTGAGGAGTTCGACTCCTCCTGGAACCGCGGCCAGCCGCTCGACTTCCCCGTCGGGGCCGGCATGGTCATCCAGGGCTGGGACCAGGGCCTGCTGGGCATGAAGGTCGGCGGCCGCCGCAAGTTGGTCATCCCGCCGCACCTCGGCTACGGCGACCGCGGCGCCGGCGGCGCCATCAAGGGTGGCGAGACCCTGATCTTCGTCGTCGACCTCGTCGACGTGAAGTGA
- a CDS encoding FKBP-type peptidyl-prolyl cis-trans isomerase yields the protein MRRRTALMSASAALAMSLLGACASEGDTPTPSEQTASASASANTIEPAVTDDALPVQVSGEVNPDVKPTVAITAPLSVTETSRKVVAKGTGPVVEATDKIAFAYTLYAGSTGEELDSSYGKTPARFDLPKITMGLARGFVGTNVGDRVVIAIAPSDGFGDAVKNFGKENVDASTTIVVVADVVKIVPTMAEGTPVTPPAGLPTVVTDDKGVPTGFTITDETPPADLVVQPLIEGTGPAVTSGMNLSVQYLGARLADGQVFDQSWSKGQPFSFVIGQKNVIEGWDTGLIGQKIGSRVELVIPAAQAYGDEPQNPGAPAGALVFVVDVLDGF from the coding sequence GTGCGCCGCCGTACCGCCCTGATGTCCGCGTCCGCCGCCCTGGCGATGTCCCTGCTGGGCGCGTGCGCGTCCGAGGGCGACACCCCGACCCCGAGTGAGCAGACCGCCTCGGCGTCCGCCTCGGCGAACACGATCGAGCCGGCGGTGACCGACGACGCGCTGCCCGTCCAGGTCAGTGGCGAGGTCAACCCCGACGTCAAGCCGACCGTCGCCATCACCGCGCCGCTGTCGGTGACGGAGACCTCCCGCAAGGTGGTCGCCAAGGGCACCGGGCCGGTGGTGGAGGCGACCGACAAGATCGCCTTCGCCTACACCCTGTACGCCGGGTCGACGGGCGAGGAGCTCGACTCCAGCTACGGCAAGACCCCGGCCCGCTTCGACCTGCCGAAGATCACCATGGGCCTGGCCCGCGGCTTCGTCGGCACCAACGTGGGCGACCGCGTCGTCATCGCCATCGCGCCCAGCGACGGTTTCGGCGACGCCGTGAAGAACTTCGGCAAGGAGAACGTCGACGCGAGCACGACGATCGTCGTCGTCGCCGACGTCGTGAAGATCGTCCCGACGATGGCCGAGGGCACCCCGGTGACGCCGCCGGCCGGGCTCCCGACCGTCGTGACGGACGACAAGGGCGTCCCCACCGGCTTCACCATCACCGACGAGACGCCGCCGGCGGACCTCGTGGTGCAGCCCCTCATCGAGGGCACCGGCCCGGCCGTCACCTCGGGCATGAACCTGTCCGTGCAGTACCTCGGCGCCCGCCTCGCGGACGGGCAGGTCTTCGACCAGTCCTGGTCCAAGGGCCAGCCGTTCTCCTTCGTCATCGGGCAGAAGAACGTCATCGAGGGCTGGGACACCGGGCTCATCGGGCAGAAGATCGGCAGCCGCGTCGAGCTCGTGATCCCCGCCGCCCAGGCCTACGGCGACGAACCGCAGAACCCGGGGGCACCGGCCGGTGCCCTGGTCTTCGTCGTGGACGTCCTCGACGGGTTCTGA